The genomic region aactcactggcttcgggttccgtaggaactccgaagttaagcgagaagggggctagagcaatcccatgatgggtgacccactgggaagttgctcgtgagttcccaaaaacaaaaccgtgagggaatggtaagcccaaagcggacaatatcgtgctacggtggtggagcgggcccaggaagtgattcgccccgggccgagatgtgacaaattggtatcagagcctaaccctggccgcgtgtgtgccgacgaggacgtcgggcccctaaggggggtggattgtgacatcccacatcacccaggggagtgatccttaaatgtatattctcatccttacctagcacgaggccttttgggaactcattggcttcgggttccgtaggaactccgaagttaagcgagaagggggctagagcaatcccatgatgggtgacccactgggaagttgctcgtgagttcccaaaaataaaatcgtgagggaatggtaagcccaaagcggacaatatcgtgctacggtggtggagcgggcccgggaagtgatccgccccgggccgggatgtgacatatgtgcgtgtgtgtgtgtatgtgtatggGATAGGGTCTAGAGACAAATAATTTTACACTTTTATGTAGTctttagagcatcttcaaatgagatgtcaaaatgtaCACAAGctataatagtaaaaaaattaaaaaaaaaaaaaaaaccacactaATATTCTCCAACCAAAGTGCCAAATGCTATATGGCAATGATATGGATTGGCAGCAAAAgaggttgctgtcaaatttgacagcagcttcaaattttttttttttattaattattacatgtattttattaattattaattagtttaatcatttattttataaaataataaaataatactttaatttgacatatcagttggagaacaaaactttaaaagatgtcaaagtgCCACATCCAAGGGTTTTGGATTCTTATTCAAACTTCATCAAAATCTAGACAACGTTGAAATGAAGTGACAAATATTTTAtaaagatgatctatgagatGCAAATTGCAAAATAGATGATTCGCATCGATACAACTAATtcctatttttataaaaagaaaaaaaaaagaaaaagagaattcATTCCCTTTTAAAGACTTCCCaaaaccctatatatatatatattttacttttttttttataaaaagaaaaaaaaaagagaattcaTTCCCTTTTAAAGACTTCCCTAaaccccatatatatatatatatatatatatatatgagggagatgatgatgatgaacttGCCGCCCACTGTATGCGTGGAGCGTGCGAGTGTGAAATTGGTGTGCTACCGAGTGCTTACCGACCGAGTTTCAAAGTTTTCTCAAAATTGGTGGTCTAATGCATCATCTTTCTGGTTTACTGGGGGTCCATACTACATACTCCCCCCACTCACAACCCCACTTTACCCTCCTCTCATTCATCCTCTGATACCTCCACTTTCTTctccaaagaaacaaataaagatTTCAAAGAACATATTCTTTGCTTTTCATTTCAGCCTGCGCCATTCGTTTTTCTAAAGTTCGAGAGAGAACCCAAATCCCCTCCCTATCCATTTGATTTAAAGCTCCTTCCTTTACAGCCcctcttgctttttttttttttttttttttgttttgttttttccccCAAGGAATGAAAGTCTTTGGAGGTCCAGAAGGCCAAAGCAGTGTCCTTTATTCTTATTCTTGTGTTTTCCTTTCTGGCTTTAATTTGTTCTTGGTTTTTGAAAGATTGAGTATTTTCTTTTCTGGGTGAATTCAAGAAAAATACTTGGAGATGGAACGTGGGGTTCTTGATAGTTTAATCAATAGGCTTCTTGAAGTGAGAGGCAGACCAGGGAAGCAAGTGCAGCTTCAGGAGAGTGAGATCAGGCAGCTGTGTCTCGTCTCCAAGGATATTTTTCTGAGGCAGCCTAATCTTTTGGAGCTTGATGCTCCTATCAAGATTTGTGGTACTTTTACCTCAACCCCCATCCTCTGTTTTATCTTATTttactttaaaatttaatatattaattatcttAGTTTACTTTTACTTCGATCAATTTTGAGTTTGGATTTATGGGTCCGCATAAGTTTGATTCGCTTGAACTGGGTTGCGATCAAATATGGAGatgaataatttgtgtttcCATCTTTGAGTGACTTACAAGAAATCAAGAATGGTAAAATATGTCATAAAGTTCAATGGTTAGGAACATCAGTATATATCCTTACTTGAGATATGTCTTATAAGACAGAGTGCTATAAATAAACAAGTGATCAAGTTAGATCCACTGCTTTTGAGAAATTCATTCTTGAATCCATTGTAATGGTTTGATGACGGGCCATTTAGTTTATGAGTAAAAATTTGTGAACTGTGATCAGTTGCATAGAGTGATGCATAGTTAGGATATGAACCATTATTCCAGCCTGATACGTGTGGCATTTTGGGGTCTCACGCTTCCATTATCACGCAGTTGAGTGGTTTCATTTCTTTGTAATTTGTACATATGCACAGTAGAGAGAAAATGTTGTGTAGGACAATAGATAATGACAACTTATTTCTTCTGGTGTCAGAAatagtttttgtttcatttactTTTGCAAAATTGTTCGTATCAGAAATTCATCTGCTAGAAATACTTGCTGTTCCACTTTGAAAAACCAAGTTTCTCCCTGAGGGATAATGTCTTGTGGGCCAGTTATCCCTATTAACCACAACCCTATAACTTCAGTTCTTTATGTTCTCTAGTTGCAAGTCGAGATATCCTTCTCTCTAAAAGCAGAGCTCTAGGTCGATGTTATATGTATCCGCATTGAAATTTTGACATTCCATGCCTGTATCCACACTGTGGTGTAGTTTTTGAAATCTTCTAGCATAAAATTGTTATATTTCTGAGATGTTGCAAAGACTAAGCATTGAAAGGTATGAATTCTTGATAGTTTCAGCCATAATCTATtcatttatatgcatgtttacATTTTTCCcttaagaaaaaagagaaatgtaATCTGATTTCATATGGGTTTCTTTACATCACACAGGTGATATTCATGGTCAGTATGCAGATCTTCTGAGGCTTTTTGAGTTTGGTGGATTACCCTCTCAGTCCAACTATCTGTTCTTGGGGGATTATGTTGATCGTGGGAAGCAAAGCCTAGAAACAatatgccttctccttgcatatAAAATTAAGTATCCTGAGAATTTTTTCCTTCTGAGGGGTAACCATGAATGTGCTTCAATAAACCGAATATATGGCTTTTATGATGAGTGTAAACGAAgattcaatgtcaaactctggAAAGTGTTTACAGATTGTTTCAACTGCCTTCCCGTGGCAGCTCTCATTGATGAAAAAATACTCTGCATGCATGGAGGACTATCACCCGAGTTAAACAATTTAAATCAAATCAAGACCTTAAAGCGACCTACTGATGTCCCAGATAGTGGTTTGCTATGTGATCTCCTGTGGTCCGATCCTAGCAAAGACATTCAAGGTTGGGGACCAAATGATAGGGGAGTTTCCTTTACCTTCGGTGCTGATAGGGTAACAGAATTTCTTCAGAAGCTTGATCTAGATTTAATTTGTCGAGCTCATCAGgtctgaaatttttttaatttgagaattttccAATACCATACAACCAAGAGTTCCTTCCACTGACGCCTTGTTTATATTTGCAGGTTGTCGAAGATGGATATGAGTTCTTTGCAAATAGGCAACTTGTGACAATATTTTCAGCACCTAATTACTGTGGTGAGTTTGACAATGCTGGGGCAATGATGAGTGTCGATGAGTCTCTTATGTGCTCTTTCCAGATATTGAAGCCTGATAAGAAGCCAAAGTTTAGCTTTGGGAGTAGAGCTGCACCTAAGCCGGGTACTGCATTGAAAGCCAAGGTATCATCCATCTCACTCTATGATCGAAACTCTTTTTTGTAGTTTATAATCATCGTAACCTTTTACGTATTGGTATTTGTTGGAAACAGATGAAAAAGTAGAGAATTATATAGAAAAATTTCCAACTATCGTCCATGCTGATGTGAGCCTAGAAAATCACTGCAAATTAATATAATGCATCTAAGTTGGTTAGTTGtggagttatatatatataggagtcCCATGCGTTAATTCAACAATTTTTGAGTGCTAATGAGAGCTCCAATCAAGTCTCTGTCTGAGTTAAACATTTTTGTTGTCGTATTTTATTGGTAAAAAAATGTTCTCTCAAGTATCCGAACTTGGTGTCTGTCAAGAGTTGGTACCTCGGTTTatgctattttattttcattcttcCTTGTTATGTTGTAGGCTGCATATTTGACTGGATTTTGATATTATATGCGCTTTATTAGCCTTCACTTTATAGACGAAACTTGCCTTCCCTTGTTATGatatgtatttttctttaccTCCAGTCGTTTCTTGGTGCAATGGCGTAAGGTATTGCGATCGGAGATTTCTGAAGAAAGTACCTGCCTTAAGTCGGAAATAGGCAACGTGCCGGTTTAACTGTTTAAGCCCTCTAATTGTTTTCaatacaaaaacacaaaatcgCAACTTCTTTCAGCTAGAGAGAGTGCAGAAGATCTTCCCAGAAAATGTGCAATGCCCTTGTATGCAGTGGGGACTAGTACTACACAGCCCACTCTATGCAAGAGCAATAggtaaaaagtttgaaaaagagtttttttctcttttctttttcttttttgtgttttttgggTGGGTTGTTTGAGTCTTGCTTttcatgtaaaataaaaaatagttgtaAGACTCGGTTGATTATTCTCTTATCTTTGTTGAATCTGtgtattaattaatcaaagaaTGAAAATAGTGTCCTTGGAAGGGGAAAATGATCTCTTTAATAAAGATGAGACTCACATATTTAATGGACTTtacttttaatatttattaaaaagatGGTGCAAATGATGAGACAGATAGTAATTGTAGCATTGCTCAAAAGCAATTTAcccaaataacaaaacaaaaaaaactaaaactaaaagaatGAGGATAAAGCATTGATTATGTATACCTTGTCCACATTTGAGATAATACACTTCCCACCACTAAAAGCAGTGGTGATTTATGCTCTCCTCTTacgtagaaaaaaaaaaaacataacactGATATACATAATCACGAATATACATATACAGAAACAAAAATTAGCAAATTACGCACATGATTACaatggagcaaaaaataatttttaaaatttaaaagacgacacgtagattttttttttcttcgaaaaAGATGATATTGTCCCCATTAAATAGGTAAGGCATAAAAATGTTTTCACGCACAATTCAACATCCTAGAGGCTTGAACAGCTGACTACGACTATACCAAGTTCCACTGCTCATGGCATGAAAATGTCAAAGACATTAAAGATAGAATTAATTACCAAATcgtatctttaatacattcatAATTGAAGATCTAATAGCTATGGTTAACAAGAATGCCAGGTGGCAATTATATGTGGTGTGTCAAAGACATTAAAGATAGAATTAATCACCAAATtgtatctttaatacattcctaattgaagatctAATAGCTATAGGTAACAAGAATGCCAGGTGGCAATTATATGTGGTGACAAATGTCATTAGTTGTTTTAcagaaatctctctctctctctctctctctctctctctctctctctctctctctctctctctctctctctctctcttgtaatGAATATTTTCTGAATTGATCTCGATCTTTCTGTGAGCTTCTAAGTTGGTTATGATGGTATCCAGAGCTTGCGATTCACTATGGATTGTAGAGTTTTTGATTGGCCGGCGCTTGATTTCACTGCGGGTTGTAAGGTTTCTTGGATCTTGATCTTTGTTCTTGAGCTATTAAtttcttatgaatttgttgTTTTCGGGTGGAAATTTGGCATATGTTCTATTTCTGTTGATGTTTGGGTAGTTCTTGCATCTTTTTGAAgaatttcttcttcaaaattgTTCATGTTCTCGACAATTGGTGATTTTAGATCTGCAATTTTCAGTTCTTTAGGGTTTCTGTGTAATTGTTGCTGATAAGGCCGATGCCATAATAGTGATTGATTGTTGAGAATATAAATGAAGGCGATGCCAAGATTTGTTTAGTGTTCTTGATATATTTGTGAAGGCCAATTGCCAACTATATTGTTTACTTGTTGATTGCTAAAGATCAGTGCTTGTTCTTGATAATTTAGTATGATTAATTCTCAAATCAAGATTGAAGGAATTTTTGGGATGTTAACAATTAGGCTAGGAGAAAAAAATTACTCCAAATTGGCATATCAGTTCAGTTCAGTACTCAGGGGTTATAAGTTATTTGTCCTCCTAACTTTGTTATCAATACTAATACAAGGGcaacaaaataaattacaatGGCTTTTCAGGAATGGGAACAAACTGAATGTCACTACTTAGTATTTTGATTACTACTTTGATAGATGATTCTATTAATCATGTACTTGGTTGTAAAGCTGCTCATGATGCTTGGTCAATTCTTGAGGATCAATATGCTACTGTGTCCAAATCTAAGATTAATATGTTGAAAAATGAGTTTCAGACTTTACAAAAAGGAACTGATTCTATTGACAAGTTTCTTTCTTGGCTTAAATCTATCAGAGATCTGCTCATTGCTTCTGGAGAGGCAATATCTGATAATGATTTGATCATTGCAGCCTTAGCTGGTTTACCAAGGGAGTATGCAATAATTAGAACAATTATTCTTGCTAGGGAGACATCTATTTCTCTAAAAGAATTTCATGTTCAGCTTCTTAACACAAAAAGGGATTGACAACATGGAACACTCTTTCTCACTCTA from Pyrus communis chromosome 4, drPyrComm1.1, whole genome shotgun sequence harbors:
- the LOC137731739 gene encoding serine/threonine-protein phosphatase PP1 isozyme 2-like, with amino-acid sequence MERGVLDSLINRLLEVRGRPGKQVQLQESEIRQLCLVSKDIFLRQPNLLELDAPIKICGDIHGQYADLLRLFEFGGLPSQSNYLFLGDYVDRGKQSLETICLLLAYKIKYPENFFLLRGNHECASINRIYGFYDECKRRFNVKLWKVFTDCFNCLPVAALIDEKILCMHGGLSPELNNLNQIKTLKRPTDVPDSGLLCDLLWSDPSKDIQGWGPNDRGVSFTFGADRVTEFLQKLDLDLICRAHQVVEDGYEFFANRQLVTIFSAPNYCGEFDNAGAMMSVDESLMCSFQILKPDKKPKFSFGSRAAPKPGTALKAKSFLGAMA